One window of Toxotes jaculatrix isolate fToxJac2 chromosome 19, fToxJac2.pri, whole genome shotgun sequence genomic DNA carries:
- the selenol gene encoding selenoprotein L, translating into MAEDTTVETLTSGLSLLVNLGKVLLQQAKQDAEASLENLVPYKITTLFGLITAGTDFYKSIGVKTKNEAEAIWQKHYHHEAVREQVEELLQLECEWDSFLESVDRGLQTTDGQLAGVKAADSLSPDTPFTHGRSGKSVTLGEYLGQGQKLLLVLIRHFGULPURDHVAELEASQALREARSLRVLVVAYGSLEGAQLWLQQTGCTFDMLLDPQRKVYRSFGLGSSYAKVMKFGCLLRYSEYGAIDRDLPDFPPHLLEDIYQMGGDFLLDEAGKVLLSHPCKNPLDRPTVGDILQAVVSADRSASSAQKHQRMDHKL; encoded by the exons ATGGCTGAAGATACGACAGTGGAGACACTAACAAGTGGCCTGAGTCTGTTGGTCAACTTGGGCAAAGTTCTTCTTCAGCAAGCCAAGCAAGATGCAGAAG CCTCCCTGGAGAACTTAGTCCCATATAAGATCACCACTTTATTTGGCCTGATAACAGCTGGCACAGACTTCTATAAAAG CATCGGAGTGAAGACGAAGAATGAGGCAGAGGCCATTTGGCAGAAGCACTATCA ccaTGAAGCAGTGagagagcaggtggaggagctTCTGCAGCTGGAg tgtGAGTGGGACTCCTTCCTGGAGAGCGTGGACAGAGGTCTACAGACAACAGATGGACAACTCGCAGGAGTAAAGGCTGCAGACAGTCTGAGCCCTGACACTCCATTTACTCATGGACGGAGTGGAAA GAGTGTGACTCTGGGTGAGTATCTGGGTCAGGgtcagaagctgctgctggttctCATCAGACATTTTGGATGACTGCCATGACGAGACCACGTGGCCGAGCTGGAGGCCAGTCAG gctCTCCGCGAGGCTCGGTCACTGCGGGTCCTGGTAGTTGCGTACGGCAGTTTGGAGGGGGCTcagctgtggctgcagcagacTGGATGTACCTTCGACATGCTGCTGGATCCACAGAGAAAG GTCTACAGGAGCTTTGGCCTCGGCTCGTCCTACGCCAAGGTGATGAAGTTTGGCTGCCTGTTGCGGTACTCAGAGTACGGAGCTATAGACAGAGACTTACCTGACTTCCCTCCTCACCTGCTGGAAGACATCTACCAG atggGAGGTGACTTTTTGCTGGATGAAGCAGGGAAGGTGCTTCTTTCTCACCCGTGTAAAAACCCTCTGGACAGGCCGACTGTGGGGGACATCCTGCAGGCCGTGGTCTCTGCAGACCGCTCTGCCAGCTCCGCACAGAAACATCAGCGCATGGACCATAAGCTGTGA